The proteins below are encoded in one region of Desulfobaccales bacterium:
- a CDS encoding HU family DNA-binding protein, protein MTQSQLAKAIAKEFFLSQVDAAAILDSMLARMTASLQKGEWVYFKDFGSFAKKTRPGRHVRHPKTGQLIWIPPRLDVDFNPAKGLLKAKRR, encoded by the coding sequence ATGACGCAGAGCCAGCTCGCTAAGGCGATAGCCAAAGAGTTCTTCCTTTCCCAGGTGGACGCGGCCGCGATCCTGGACTCGATGCTGGCCAGGATGACAGCCAGCCTGCAGAAAGGCGAGTGGGTTTACTTTAAAGACTTCGGTTCCTTCGCTAAGAAGACACGCCCAGGACGCCATGTCCGCCACCCCAAGACCGGGCAGCTCATTTGGATACCGCCCCGGCTGGACGTGGACTTCAACCCGGCCAAGGGCTTATTGAAAGCCAAACGGCGCTGA